From the Macaca nemestrina isolate mMacNem1 chromosome 18, mMacNem.hap1, whole genome shotgun sequence genome, the window cggggtttcactgtgttagccaggatggtctcgatctcctgaccttgtgatccgcccgcctcggcctcccaaagtgctgggattacaggcgtgagccactgccaaCTTGGTGCGTGGGCGGGGAGCCAGTGAGCTGGGAATGCTGactggtcagagatgaaatcatggAGAGTTGGAGCTGTCTTCTTGCAGAGTCAgttctgggtgggggccacaagaccagatgagccagtttattgatctgggcggtgccagctgatccatcaagtgcagggtctgcaaaatatctcaagcactgatcttaggagcagtagGGACGGTCAGAATATTTTAGCCtgcagctgcatgactcctaaaccataatttctaatccaATGGCTAACGttagtctagtccccaggcaagaaggaggtctgctttgggaaagggctgttactgtctttgtttaaactataaactacaaactaagtttctcccaaagttagttcagcctacgcccaggaataaacaaagacagcttggaggttagaagcaagatggtgTCGGTTAAGCTAGATCTCTTTCACAGTCTCAGTcctaattttgcaaaggtggtttcccCCGAACTCtccatctccacctcctcccaccagggctcaaaATCACCAGGACGGGGCAGTCTGACTGATAatgtcttttcattcatttattttatttattttgagatggagtctcgctctgttgcccaggctggagtggaatggcacgatctcggctcactgcaccaggttcaggcgattctcttgcctcagcctcctgagtagctgggattacaggcacgtgccaccacgcctgactaatttttgtatttttagtagagacagggttttgccatgttggccaggctggtctcaaactcttgacctcaggtgatctgcccaccaaagtgctgggattacaggtatgagccacctcgcccagcccagGGATTTCTAACTATTCTTCCACCACCCCGGCCACCACATGCTGACCCACACATACATTGGTCATGCCACTTTGGTCATGTCATCTGCTTTCTTTAGGCCTTAACTTTGTCATCTGTGGATAAGTGAGTCAAACTAGAGAATCTCAGAAAGTCTCCTGGACTCCAAAGTCTGATGACATCTCGTCACACTCTGCTCTAGactcctcccaccctcagcccCAGGAAAGAGGGACAGACATGAGGCTAGTCAGTGTTTTGGAAACAAGCCCACGCCTGTTTTTATACCCTGGACTCCTCCCAGAGGCCTGACATTTTTGTTACCCAAGCCTCACCTCACTGATATTTTCCAACCAGAATGGGGGCTAAATGGTctgaagagagagagacttaTGTTAATTACAAGTATGAGGCAGGAGccagtgtggtagctcacacctataatcgcagcactttgggagacggaggcaggaggatatcttgaggccaggagcttgagaccagcttgggcaacatagcgggaGCCCatccctatcaaaaaaaaaaaaaaattaaaaaaaaaaagtgtgaagcAAGTTGGTCAAGCAGGGGGTGCCTGTGGGGGCTGGATGGCAGGAGCAGATCTGGGGAGGCACCGTGGATAGGACAAGGCAGGATGGGGTGGGGCATCCTCCcaggaggagcagggggaggcacCATGGTTCTCTAGGAATGTACGGGCTAGATTACTTGtgtcctatttctttttctttctttttaagatggagtctcgctctgtcaaccaggctggagtgtggtggcacgatctcagctcactgcaaactctgagtcccaggttcaagtgattctccctgcctcagcctcccgagcagctgggattacaggtgcccatcaccacatccggctaatttttgtatttttcagtagagatggggtttcgccatgttggcaggctggtctcgaactcctgacctcaggtgacctgcccaccttgacctctcaaaatgctgggattacaggggtgagccactgtgcctggcccctgcgTCCTCTTTCTCAGCTTCTGGGTGAATGTTctggggcccagggcctggctaTGGGGTGACACTAAGTTCAACAGAGCCATTGCCCATTCCAGCCCCACCTTACCCCAGGAAAAGCCTCCTCACCGCAGTGACCACATCCCCTTGGGTTGCTTTGGAAACAAACACTCCCCGGGGGCAGGCGAGTTGGGGCACAGTTGCCCAGCAACAGGCGGTGCCCTCCCTTCCGCCTTCATCCGAGGCCCAGCCTCTATGTCTGAAAGGCGGACTGCCCTGCACCTTCCGAGCCTGCATCTCTTAGTCCGGCACCAGGAAGAGTGGCTCTAGGAGGGAGAGGCGCCCAGGGACTGACCCAAGGTGAGTTGAGGGGTGCAGGAGGCCCCTGCAGATGGAGGAtgtgggggacagagagaggtgTGCAGAGacgaacaagagagagagagacaggccaGAGCCTGGGCAAAGCTGGGGAACCTGGGAGGGGTGCAGAGGCGCCTCCGGAGGCCTGGCCTGGCCCGGCAGCAGATTCCGCGATTCCACGGAGTCTATGAGAACAAGATCAAGTCCAAGGAGACTGGTGAGGGGCGAAGGAGCCCCAAGGGGCCAGCAGAGGTGGCCGGCGGGAGGCGGTAGGGGAGACACACACAGGGGAGCCGGTCGGAGGGGAGGTTCTCATTTCTTCACCCACCACTTCCTCTCTAGGCCTAAGCAAGACTTGAGGGGGCCGAGTGGGGAGGAAAGAGGCCCTCAAGACCTTTCTGGTCTGAGGCACCCTGGGGTCCGGGAGGGAAATGGGGCTTCTGGAAAGGCCTGGAGAGCTGGGCAAGAGGGCCTGGCTGTGCGCATAGGTAGGCAGCCTGTCCTCCCGCCCCACCTGGCTCACGCTTACCCTTTCTGGTCCCCCTTGCTCTTCTGTCTCTCcagaatgttctttttcttttttgagaaagggtcttgctctgtcacccaggctggaggacagtggtgcaatctgggctcactgcagcctcgaactcctgggctcaagtaatcctcccacctcagcttcctgtgtagctgggactacaggtgtgagccaccatgcccagctagtttttaaattatttatagcgatgaggtttcactgtgtgtccaggctggtcttgaactcctgggctcaagcgatcatcctgcctcggcctctcaaagtgctaggattccaggcatgagcccccgAGCCCAGCCCCTCTCCCAGGCTTTCCTGGAcacctcctgcctctctctcatCTTTGTTGTGCCCCCTCTGCCTCATTTACTTCCTCTTCTCGCCCCATGTCTTCCAGATGCCGTCGACTCCAGAGCCGCCCTCTGGGCGCATGGAGGGGCCCCCCACGTGGGAGGCAGCCCCATGGCCCTCACTGCCCTGTGGGCCCTGCATCCCCATCATGCTGGCCCTGGCCACCCTGGCTGCGCTCTTCATCCTCACCACCGCTGTGTTGGCTGAACGCCTGTTCCGCCGGGCTCTCCGCCCAGACCCCAGCCACCATGCACCCACCCTGGTGTGGCGCCCAGGAGGAGAGCTGTGGATTGAGCCCATGGGCACCCCCCGAGAGCGCTCTGAGGACTGGTACGGATCTGCGGTCCCCCTGCTGACAGACCGGGCCCCTGAGCCTCCCACCCCAGTGGGCGTCTTGGAGGCCCAAGCAACTGCCCCATATGCCCCCTCAGCCCCAAATTCTGCTCCCAGCTCCTTGGGCCCCCAGACTCCACCGGAGGTCCCAGCCCGGAGCACCTTCTGGGGGCCCCAGCCCTGGGAGGGGAGGCCCCCCGGCGCGGGCCTGGTGAGCTGGGCTGAACCCgagcagaggccagaggccagagcccagttTGGGAGCCCCCAGGCCAGGAGGCAGCGGCCACGGAGCCCGGATCCCGAGTGGGGCCTCCAGCCACGGGTCACTTTGGAGCAGATCTCAGCTTTCTGGAGGCGTGAAGGCCGGACCAGTGTGGGGTTCTGAATTCCCAGGGTTCCCCAGAGACCTGTGAGGAAGGCCCTGCCTCAGTGGGACCAGGGACCCCAGCGTCCAGCATTAGGACTGAGACTGCCCCAGGGAAGATgcccctcccaggccacctccaCTAGAGTCCCCCTCCCCAGGTCGGGGTGGTGGCCAGGCTGTGTGGACTAGGGGAAGCCGAGCAGTGCCTCTGCTCAGCTGCCTCGGCTGTGGTTCAGAGACCTGGGGGTGGAGCCAACACCAGGCCAGAAGCCTTCAAGATCGCATCAAGATAAAGAACCCAAGGTACCAGATAGGCAGGAAAAGGCATCGaccaccacctccaccttccCTCAGTATTTACCGAAGCCACCAATACCAAAGAGAAAGGGTCCCGCGGTGCTGAACAGCCTCGGTGTGGCGATGACAGCTGGCAGGAGATGACAGGAATCCAGTTTCCCAGAGGCACAAATCCTGTTCTCCTTGGCCACTCACCCACTGTGAGGTCCTCTAGGAAAATACACAAAGAGAGGACCAGACCAGGCAGAGGAGCATTTTGTTTCAAATGAACTGCGGCTTTGACCCCCAAAATGCAAGGAGGAACTGTGCTGGGCCAAGCTGGAGCGGCGCTGTCTTGCTGGAGTGGGGACCTGGAGTCAGAGAAAATCCACAggctccctgcccctcctcctccatctGCACACGCCTCAGCTTAGGATCCTCACCATTCCATGGTGAGGAACGCCATGGCCAGGGAGAACTGAGTTTCATCCAATGTGGAGAGGAGTCCCAGAGCAGGGCAGCTCCCAAACTGTGCCCTCTGATCATCGTCCCTTCTAGCTTGCTGGAGTGTCCAGAGAGACAGATTTGCCACAAGCTAGGCTTACTTATAATGCTCCACCCCATAGAAATGGGACCCCAAGTACCCGATCTTCCCTTTAGGAGAGGCAGGTGGGTGAGCAGCAGATGTAGTTTCCATTTCCCTGGAGGTCTAATTTTTcaaacttcacttttttttttttttttttttgagacagaatctcaactctgtcacccaggctggagtgcagtgatgcaatctcaactcactgcagcctggatctcctaggctcaagcaatcctcccacctcaacctctagaatagctgggactacaggtacataccaccacgcccagctaatgtttggatttttttgtagagacagggtctcaccatactTCCCGGGCAGGtttccaactcctaggctcaagtgatccagcagccttagcctcccaaaacgctaggattacaggcatgagcactgcacccggccacttttttttttttttttttttttttgaaacagggtctcactctgttgcccaggctggaatacagtggcacaatctcagctcactgcaaccttgaactcctgggcttcagtgatcctcccacctcagtctccccaatgggtgtaactacaggcatgtaccaccacacctggctattttttatttttttagagatggggtcttgctgtgttgcccaggctggtcttgaattcctgggctcaagagagccaCTCATCCCCAagtcccagagtgttgggattacatgagccaccatgcccggccaaactTCAGCCTTGAATATTAGTAATTTTGCCATATTAGTTTACCACCTGTActattatttgctttatatttttctctaaattggCTCATTATTCACTTATTAAAATTATTGTGACAGGACTCTTTTTTTGTATCACTTCTGTAAATGAAAAATCAGTCTCATTTGCCATCAATAGAAggtaaaagatgaaaataaatataatgtaaacaAAATTGTTAAGATCTAAATTCTGTTCCCTGATGGAAGCATTGACCTAAAACTCagctgtgttttttttgtttgttgtgttgtgttgtgttttgttttgagatggagtctcgctctgttgcccaggctggggtacaatggcatgatctctgctcactgcaacctccgcctcccaggttcaattgattctcctgcctcagcttcctgagtagctg encodes:
- the C18H16orf54 gene encoding transmembrane protein C16orf54 homolog; protein product: MPSTPEPPSGRMEGPPTWEAAPWPSLPCGPCIPIMLALATLAALFILTTAVLAERLFRRALRPDPSHHAPTLVWRPGGELWIEPMGTPRERSEDWYGSAVPLLTDRAPEPPTPVGVLEAQATAPYAPSAPNSAPSSLGPQTPPEVPARSTFWGPQPWEGRPPGAGLVSWAEPEQRPEARAQFGSPQARRQRPRSPDPEWGLQPRVTLEQISAFWRREGRTSVGF